One Dictyoglomus turgidum DSM 6724 DNA window includes the following coding sequences:
- the serS gene encoding serine--tRNA ligase, producing MIDIKILRENPEIMKENIILRNLDPQKYDVDYIIELDAKRRSLQKELDNLRAQRNKISQEIGKHQGEEREKLIKEAKILKEKIEELAKEYDNVEKELFSRLWQLPNFLSPKAPRGKDEKDNVEIKKWGEIKTFNFTPKDHLDLALLNDLVDFERGSKVTGSNFYYLKNEAVLLEFALFRLVIDTLLPEGFKLFITPDLARMEIIDGIGFQPRGPEAQIYRVEDTDLGLIATAEITLGGYHKDEILDELDLPLKYLGFSHCFRTEAGAYGRYNRGLYRVHQFSKAEIFIICRPEDSEEMHEYILGLEEKIFQKLEIPYRVLDICSGDLGAPAARKFDIEAWMPGRGEFGEVTSCSNCTDYQARRLNIRFRRVTGEVEYVHMLNGTAIAISRALIAIFENYQQEDGSILIPKALQPYIGISEIRPKK from the coding sequence ATGATTGACATTAAAATCCTTAGAGAAAATCCAGAAATTATGAAAGAAAACATTATACTAAGGAATTTGGATCCTCAAAAATATGACGTAGACTACATTATAGAATTAGATGCAAAAAGAAGATCTTTACAAAAGGAACTGGACAATTTAAGAGCTCAAAGAAACAAGATATCCCAAGAGATAGGAAAACATCAAGGAGAAGAAAGAGAAAAACTCATAAAAGAGGCAAAAATCTTAAAAGAAAAAATAGAAGAATTAGCAAAAGAATATGATAATGTAGAAAAAGAACTTTTTTCAAGACTTTGGCAACTTCCCAATTTCCTTTCTCCTAAAGCTCCAAGGGGGAAAGATGAAAAAGACAACGTGGAAATAAAAAAATGGGGAGAGATAAAAACATTCAATTTTACTCCTAAGGATCACTTAGATCTTGCATTATTAAACGATCTCGTAGATTTTGAGAGAGGAAGTAAAGTTACAGGATCTAATTTTTACTATTTAAAAAACGAAGCAGTACTTTTAGAATTTGCTTTATTTAGATTAGTAATAGATACTCTTCTTCCAGAGGGTTTTAAATTATTTATAACTCCTGATTTAGCTCGAATGGAAATTATAGATGGTATTGGATTTCAACCTCGTGGACCTGAAGCTCAAATATACAGAGTAGAAGATACAGATTTAGGATTAATAGCTACCGCAGAGATAACCCTTGGAGGGTATCATAAAGATGAAATACTTGACGAGCTTGATCTGCCTCTAAAATACTTAGGCTTTTCTCACTGTTTTAGAACTGAAGCTGGTGCTTATGGTAGATACAACAGAGGATTGTACAGAGTACATCAATTTAGCAAAGCCGAGATATTTATAATATGTAGACCAGAAGATTCTGAAGAAATGCATGAGTATATACTGGGCTTAGAAGAGAAAATCTTTCAAAAATTAGAGATTCCTTATAGAGTTTTAGATATTTGTTCTGGAGATCTTGGGGCCCCTGCTGCCAGAAAATTTGATATCGAAGCATGGATGCCAGGAAGAGGAGAATTTGGAGAAGTAACGAGCTGTTCAAACTGTACTGACTATCAAGCAAGAAGATTAAATATAAGATTTAGAAGAGTCACTGGAGAAGTAGAATACGTACATATGCTTAACGGCACAGCTATTGCTATCTCAAGAGCCTTAATTGCTATCTTTGAAAACTATCAACAAGAAGACGGAAGTATTCTAATTCCTAAAGCTCTTCAACCTTATATAGGGATATCAGAAATAAGACCAAAAAAATAA
- a CDS encoding vitamin B12-dependent ribonucleotide reductase translates to MKKVELTEQALMILEKRYLKKDENGNVIETPEEMFERVAETIAKVDLIYDPNADVEAVKDIFYEMMSSLEFLPNSPTLMNAGRPLGQLSACFVIPIEDSLVSIFDGLKYAALIHQSGGGTGFSFSKIRPKGDIVRSTGGIASGPVSFMKVYDAATDTIKQGGVRRGANMGILRVDHPDIWEFVTCKDQEGVLSNFNISVAVTDGFMEAVLNDEEFSLINPRNKEVVKRIRAKELFDLIVEQAWKNGEPGVIFIDEINRKNPTPEVGEIESTNPCGEQPLLPFESCNLGSINLGRMLKKVGDKYEINWDKLRTTVHNAVHFLDNVIDANFYPLKPIEEMTKANRKIGLGVMGFYDLLIRLEVPYNTKEARDIAENIMSFIQKEAREASQELAKERGVFPNWDKSIYRDMGLRLRNATLTTIAPTGSISIIANCSSGIEPIFALAFKRKISLGEWNEVYPLFKEALIKENLYSEELIEKVIQKGTIQNITEIPEKLKRLFVTALDISPEDHVLMQASFQKYVDNAVSKTVNLREDATLEDIRKIYLMAYELKLKGITVYRDKSRASQVLAVEKEKKETKERDAHKLIPRPRPTITKGATIKMRTGCGNLYITINEDEFGICEVFSTLGKAGGCAASQTEAISRLISLALRSGVDVNAIIKQLKGIRCPNPARTEDGDLILSCSDAIGKALEKYLNLKEGKNNTLNDFIVRSEEKTEKSENYSGMPCPECGSPLQVAEGCLTCRVCGYSKCY, encoded by the coding sequence ATGAAAAAAGTTGAATTAACTGAACAAGCATTAATGATTCTTGAGAAAAGGTATCTGAAAAAGGATGAGAATGGTAATGTAATTGAGACTCCTGAGGAGATGTTTGAAAGAGTAGCAGAGACCATTGCAAAGGTGGATTTGATTTATGATCCTAATGCAGATGTAGAAGCTGTAAAAGATATCTTTTATGAAATGATGTCTTCTCTGGAGTTTTTACCAAATTCTCCTACTTTGATGAATGCAGGAAGGCCTTTAGGCCAACTTTCAGCATGTTTTGTAATACCTATTGAAGATTCCTTAGTGAGTATCTTTGATGGCCTGAAGTATGCAGCTTTAATACATCAGTCAGGTGGAGGTACAGGTTTCTCCTTTTCTAAAATTCGTCCTAAGGGAGATATCGTTAGAAGTACAGGAGGAATAGCTTCAGGACCGGTTAGTTTTATGAAAGTATATGATGCGGCAACAGATACTATAAAACAGGGTGGTGTTAGAAGAGGGGCTAATATGGGAATTCTTCGGGTAGACCACCCTGATATCTGGGAATTTGTAACCTGTAAGGATCAAGAAGGTGTCCTTTCTAATTTTAATATTTCTGTAGCTGTAACTGATGGTTTTATGGAGGCAGTGTTGAATGATGAAGAATTTTCTCTTATAAATCCTCGGAATAAAGAAGTGGTTAAGAGGATAAGGGCTAAAGAGCTTTTTGATCTTATAGTAGAGCAAGCATGGAAGAATGGAGAACCTGGTGTAATATTTATAGATGAGATAAATAGAAAAAACCCAACACCCGAAGTTGGAGAGATAGAGTCTACAAATCCTTGCGGTGAACAGCCCTTACTTCCTTTTGAATCTTGTAATTTAGGTTCTATAAACCTCGGCAGAATGTTGAAAAAAGTTGGAGATAAGTATGAAATAAACTGGGATAAGTTAAGAACTACTGTACATAATGCAGTACATTTTTTGGATAACGTTATTGATGCTAATTTTTACCCGTTAAAACCTATAGAAGAAATGACTAAAGCAAATAGAAAGATAGGGCTTGGAGTAATGGGTTTCTATGACTTATTGATAAGGCTTGAAGTACCCTATAACACTAAGGAAGCAAGAGATATTGCAGAGAATATTATGAGTTTTATTCAAAAAGAGGCAAGAGAAGCATCGCAAGAACTTGCAAAAGAAAGAGGAGTTTTTCCTAATTGGGATAAGAGTATTTATAGGGATATGGGGTTGAGATTGAGAAATGCAACTCTAACTACCATTGCTCCTACAGGAAGCATAAGTATCATTGCTAACTGTTCATCAGGTATAGAGCCTATTTTTGCTCTTGCCTTTAAGCGTAAAATAAGTCTTGGTGAGTGGAATGAAGTATATCCATTATTTAAGGAGGCATTGATTAAAGAAAACCTATATTCTGAGGAATTAATAGAAAAGGTAATTCAAAAAGGCACTATTCAAAATATAACTGAGATTCCTGAAAAACTTAAAAGGTTATTTGTAACTGCTTTAGATATCTCTCCAGAAGATCATGTGTTAATGCAGGCATCTTTTCAAAAATATGTAGACAATGCAGTATCCAAAACAGTAAATTTGAGAGAGGATGCCACCTTGGAGGATATAAGAAAGATATATCTCATGGCTTACGAATTAAAACTTAAAGGAATAACAGTTTATAGAGATAAATCAAGAGCCTCTCAAGTTTTGGCGGTAGAAAAAGAAAAGAAGGAAACTAAGGAGAGAGATGCTCATAAGCTAATTCCCAGACCAAGGCCAACGATTACAAAAGGCGCGACTATAAAAATGAGGACAGGTTGTGGAAATTTATATATCACCATAAATGAGGATGAATTTGGTATATGTGAAGTTTTCTCAACTCTTGGTAAGGCAGGAGGATGTGCAGCATCTCAAACAGAGGCTATATCCAGGCTTATATCCCTTGCATTGAGGAGTGGAGTTGATGTAAATGCTATAATTAAACAATTAAAAGGAATAAGATGTCCTAATCCAGCAAGAACAGAAGATGGAGATCTTATTCTCTCTTGTTCTGATGCTATAGGAAAAGCATTGGAAAAATATCTCAATCTAAAAGAAGGAAAAAACAACACTCTCAATGATTTCATAGTAAGAAGTGAGGAGAAGACAGAAAAGAGCGAGAATTATTCTGGAATGCCTTGTCCTGAATGTGGATCGCCTTTGCAAGTTGCAGAAGGGTGTTTAACTTGTAGGGTTTGTGGATATTCTAAATGTTATTAA